In a single window of the Drosophila subpulchrella strain 33 F10 #4 breed RU33 chromosome X, RU_Dsub_v1.1 Primary Assembly, whole genome shotgun sequence genome:
- the LOC119557441 gene encoding uncharacterized protein LOC119557441 produces MSSPGGDELPKICCSECLAKILEAMQHPQGAPMTEEESPNEDPLPPDDEIFVIRGLEDDELSDDNIILVMGMEGDISEDDETASIADGETASNGDGENVLPGKQPENN; encoded by the coding sequence ATGTCATCGCCAGGAGGGGACGAACTGCCGAAGATATGTTGCTCGGAGTGCTTGGCGAAGATACTTGAAGCAATGCAACATCCGCAGGGAGCTCCTATGACTGAAGAAGAATCCCCAAATGAGGATCCTCTGCCTCCCGATGATGAAATATTCGTGATCAGGGGGCTAGAAGACGACGAGCTGTCCGATGATAATATCATCCTGGTCATGGGGATGGAAGGCGACATAAGCGAAGACGACGAAACTGCTTCCATCGCAGATGGCGAAACGGCTTCCAACGGAGATGGCGAAAATGTTCTTCCCGGGAAACAGCCAGAGAATAATTAA